From Helicoverpa armigera isolate CAAS_96S chromosome 19, ASM3070526v1, whole genome shotgun sequence, one genomic window encodes:
- the LOC110373266 gene encoding protein tumorous imaginal discs, mitochondrial isoform X2, with translation MAPNRSVLGFLNPKTISTVFNNSIAKIPYRYVHGCNGCKTFIGGQPIAVLSVARKNYNVGPRHRFIHTTNSLCAADYYKVLGVAKNASAKDIKKAYYQLAKKYHPDANKSDPEASKKFQEVSEAYEILSDENKRKQYDTFGTTSDDMGMRGGPSGADGFTHQWQYKSTIDPEELFRKIFGDAGFKSEAFSDFAESKFGFGAAQEMVVNLRFTEAARGVNKELNVNVVDTCPKCQGSRCEPGTKAIKCTYCNGTGMETFSRGPFVMRSTCRHCHGTRMLIKFPCVECEGKGQSVQRKKIKVPVPAGVEDGQTVRMAVGNNNEIFITFKVEKSNYFQRDGPDVHTDCTISVAQALLGGTVRIQGLYEDHTLQIMPCTSSHSIIRLSRKGMKRVSQHGYGDHYVHIKIQAPKLLSSKQKALMYAYAELEEDTPGQIHGVTLDRDGKKMSISEIDMVDAVKEAIKDKKSLEGASTEEEVLEESKRSKG, from the exons atggcTCCAAATCGGAGTGTTTTAGGATTTTTGAACCCAAAAACCATTAGTACAGTTTTCAATAATAGTATCGCAAAAATTCCTTACCGATATGTGCATGGGTGTAATGGCTGTAAAACTTTTATAGGCGGTCAACCCATAGCCGTACTATCCGTGGCACGTAAAAATT ACAATGTCGGCCCTAGGCACCGATTTATTCACACAACGAACAGTTTGTGTGCGGCTGACTACTACAAGGTTCTCGGTGTTGCCAAGAACGCTTCTGCCAAAGACATCAAGAAGGCTTACTACCAGCTTGCTAAGAAGTACCATCCTGATGCAAACAAATCGGATCCAGAAGCTTCTAAGaagtttcaagaagtgtccgaaGCTTATGAG ATACTCTCCGATGAAAATAAGCGCAAACAGTATGATACCTTTGGCACAACTTCTGATGACATGGGTATGAGAGGTGGTCCATCTGGAGCAGATGGCTTTACTCACCAATGGCAGTACAAGTCCACCATAGACCCTGAAGAGCTGTTCCGGAAGATTTTCGGTGACGCTGGCTTCAAGAGTGAGGCTTTCAGTGACTTTGCTGAATCCAAGTTTGGGTTTGGTGCAGCCCAAGAG ATGGTAGTGAATCTGAGGTTCACAGAAGCAGCTCGTGGTGTGAACAAAGAGCTAAATGTGAATGTTGTGGACACCTGCCCCAAGTGCCAAGGCTCTCGCTGTGAGCCTGGGACCAAGGCCATCAAATGTACTTACTGCAATGGAACTGGCATGGAGACTTTCTCTCGAG GTCCATTCGTGATGCGTTCCACATGTCGGCACTGCCATGGAACTCGAATGCTCATCAAGTTCCCCTGCGTTGAGTGTGAGGGAAAAGGACAGTCG GTGCAACGCAAAAAGATCAAAGTACCAGTCCCAGCTGGTGTAGAAGATGGTCAGACTGTCCGCATGGCTGTCGGCAACAACAATGAGATATTTATCACCTTCAAGGTGGAGAAGTCCAATTACTTCCAAAGAGACGGACCTGATGTTCACACTGATTGTACC ATTTCTGTAGCCCAAGCACTGTTGGGTGGCACGGTCAGGATACAAGGGTTATATGAAGACCACACATTGCAG ATAATGCCATGCACGTCGTCACACAGCATTATCCGGCTGTCGCGGAAGGGTATGAAACGCGTCAGTCAGCATGGCTACGGAGATCACTACGTGCACATCAAAATACAG GCACCAAAATTGCTGTCGAGCAAGCAGAAGGCGTTAATGTACGCTTACGCCGAACTTGAAGAGGATACCCCCGGACAGATACACGGCGTCACCCTCGATAGAGATG gtAAGAAAATGTCGATATCTGAAATAGACATGGTGGATGCTGTTAAGGAGGCCATTAAGGACAAAAAGTCCTTAGAAGGAGCGTCTACCGAGGAAGAAGTACTCGAGGAATCTAAAAGGAGCAAGGGATAG
- the LOC110373266 gene encoding protein tumorous imaginal discs, mitochondrial isoform X1 — protein sequence MAPNRSVLGFLNPKTISTVFNNSIAKIPYRYVHGCNGCKTFIGGQPIAVLSVARKNYNVGPRHRFIHTTNSLCAADYYKVLGVAKNASAKDIKKAYYQLAKKYHPDANKSDPEASKKFQEVSEAYEILSDENKRKQYDTFGTTSDDMGMRGGPSGADGFTHQWQYKSTIDPEELFRKIFGDAGFKSEAFSDFAESKFGFGAAQEMVVNLRFTEAARGVNKELNVNVVDTCPKCQGSRCEPGTKAIKCTYCNGTGMETFSRGPFVMRSTCRHCHGTRMLIKFPCVECEGKGQSVQRKKIKVPVPAGVEDGQTVRMAVGNNNEIFITFKVEKSNYFQRDGPDVHTDCTISVAQALLGGTVRIQGLYEDHTLQIMPCTSSHSIIRLSRKGMKRVSQHGYGDHYVHIKIQAPKLLSSKQKALMYAYAELEEDTPGQIHGVTLDRDDKSKSSDSGGKSEKGTGSENIHHSNRDTDDVDRNKSKVWTYIESISDTFNANKTYFVVGFCMAVVACALAMVTDPQDKYGVNDYVNAIEDRPGKEIDKPFGYERALNRAREQNPELYKE from the exons atggcTCCAAATCGGAGTGTTTTAGGATTTTTGAACCCAAAAACCATTAGTACAGTTTTCAATAATAGTATCGCAAAAATTCCTTACCGATATGTGCATGGGTGTAATGGCTGTAAAACTTTTATAGGCGGTCAACCCATAGCCGTACTATCCGTGGCACGTAAAAATT ACAATGTCGGCCCTAGGCACCGATTTATTCACACAACGAACAGTTTGTGTGCGGCTGACTACTACAAGGTTCTCGGTGTTGCCAAGAACGCTTCTGCCAAAGACATCAAGAAGGCTTACTACCAGCTTGCTAAGAAGTACCATCCTGATGCAAACAAATCGGATCCAGAAGCTTCTAAGaagtttcaagaagtgtccgaaGCTTATGAG ATACTCTCCGATGAAAATAAGCGCAAACAGTATGATACCTTTGGCACAACTTCTGATGACATGGGTATGAGAGGTGGTCCATCTGGAGCAGATGGCTTTACTCACCAATGGCAGTACAAGTCCACCATAGACCCTGAAGAGCTGTTCCGGAAGATTTTCGGTGACGCTGGCTTCAAGAGTGAGGCTTTCAGTGACTTTGCTGAATCCAAGTTTGGGTTTGGTGCAGCCCAAGAG ATGGTAGTGAATCTGAGGTTCACAGAAGCAGCTCGTGGTGTGAACAAAGAGCTAAATGTGAATGTTGTGGACACCTGCCCCAAGTGCCAAGGCTCTCGCTGTGAGCCTGGGACCAAGGCCATCAAATGTACTTACTGCAATGGAACTGGCATGGAGACTTTCTCTCGAG GTCCATTCGTGATGCGTTCCACATGTCGGCACTGCCATGGAACTCGAATGCTCATCAAGTTCCCCTGCGTTGAGTGTGAGGGAAAAGGACAGTCG GTGCAACGCAAAAAGATCAAAGTACCAGTCCCAGCTGGTGTAGAAGATGGTCAGACTGTCCGCATGGCTGTCGGCAACAACAATGAGATATTTATCACCTTCAAGGTGGAGAAGTCCAATTACTTCCAAAGAGACGGACCTGATGTTCACACTGATTGTACC ATTTCTGTAGCCCAAGCACTGTTGGGTGGCACGGTCAGGATACAAGGGTTATATGAAGACCACACATTGCAG ATAATGCCATGCACGTCGTCACACAGCATTATCCGGCTGTCGCGGAAGGGTATGAAACGCGTCAGTCAGCATGGCTACGGAGATCACTACGTGCACATCAAAATACAG GCACCAAAATTGCTGTCGAGCAAGCAGAAGGCGTTAATGTACGCTTACGCCGAACTTGAAGAGGATACCCCCGGACAGATACACGGCGTCACCCTCGATAGAGATG acaAATCAAAAAGCAGTGATTCGGGCGGTAAATCAGAAAAGGGTACTGGGTCCGAAAACATACACCATTCGAATCGCGATACCGACGATGTTGATAGAAATAAGTCGAAAGTGTGGACGTATATTGAAAGTATAAGCGATACTTTTAATGCTAACAAAACTTATTTTGTGGTTGGTTTCTGTATGGCTGTTGTAGCGTGTGCTCTTGCGATGGTCACTGACCCACAGGACAAATATGGCGTGAATGATTATGTGAATGCAATTGAAGACAGACCTGGAAAGGAAATTGATAAGCCATTTGGGTATGAAAGAGCTCTTAATAGGGCTAGGGAACAGAATCCTGAATTGTACAAGGAATGA
- the Ktub gene encoding protein king tubby isoform X1 has protein sequence MASTRDQKIEQQRQLMELKMKQKRQNSGMVQANDLRVGSAKRPISGSRSRELHGYDGPMQFLMSPVNPDQVIPLQTNRISTYDELGNQIEVLTVGEGDGSGEEDDESVPVCSVGRDASTDDVCADAAVAPLHDKPRRDSSPSQTAEIEGSVEGAVETFVVTPAKHGTLYKCRIARDRKGMDRGLYPTYFLHLEKDYGKKVFLLAARKRKKSATSNYLISTDPTELTRTADSFAGKLRSNLLGTAFTVYDNGKAWRKHDHAHTRHELAAVVYDTNVLGFKGPRKMTVILPGMTPDRQRVTIAPQDDSETLLERLKSQTLDDIVVLHNKTPVWNDETQSYVLNFHGRVTQASVKNFQIVHDSEPDYVVMQFGRISEDVFTMDFRYPLCALQAFGIALSSFDSKLACE, from the exons ATGGCTTCAACGCGAGATCAAAAAATCGAACAGCAA CGGCAATTAATGGAATTGAAAATGAAACAGAAACGCCAAAATTCTGGCATGGTTCAAGCGAATGATCTAAGAGTAGGATCAGCAAAACGTCCAATATCAGGCAGCCGGTCCCGAGAACTGCATG GCTATGATGGCCCGATGCAATTTCTTATGTCGCCAGTCAATCCGGACCAAGTTATACCCCTCCAAACTAATAGAATATCAACTTATGATG AGTTAGGCAATCAGATAGAAGTGCTAACGGTAGGCGAGGGTGACGGCAGCGGGGAGGAAGATGACGAGAGCGTACCGGTCTGCAGTGTGGGCCGTGACGCGAGCACTGATGACGTGTGCGCGGACGCAGCTGTCGCGCCCCTGCATGATAAGCCGAGGAGGGATAGCTCGCCTAGCCAG ACAGCTGAAATAGAAGGGTCAGTGGAGGGCGCGGTAGAAACCTTCGTGGTGACCCCGGCTAAGCACGGCACGCTATACAAATGTCGCATAGCCCGTGACCGTAAGGGCATGGACCGAGGACTCTACCCTACATACTTCTTGCACCTCGAAAAGGATTATGGGAAAAAGGTCTTCTTGCTGGCtg cCCGCAAACGCAAGAAATCAGCCACCTCGAACTACCTGATCTCCACGGATCCTACAGAACTAACTCGCACTGCTGACAGTTTCGCGGGCAAGTTGCGATCCAATTTACTGGGGACTGCGTTCACTGTGTACGACAACGGCAAAGCGTGGAGGAAGCACGATCACGCTCATACTAGACATGAGTTGGCTGCTGTTGTTTAT GATACAAACGTCCTCGGTTTCAAAGGTCCGAGAAAAATGACCGTCATCCTCCCAGGCATGACTCCCGACCGCCAACGCGTCACCATCGCGCCACAGGACGACAGCGAAACACTTCTCGAACGACTCAAGAGCCAAACTTTAGACGATATTGTCGTACTACACAACAAAACTCCCGTTTGGAACGACGAAACTCAGTCGTACGTTCTCAATTTTCACGGCAGAGTGACTCAGGCAAGTGTGAAAAATTTCCAAATTGTTCACGATTCGGAACCGGATTATGTAGTCATGCAATTCGGTCGTATATCTGAGGATGTCTTTACAATGGACTTTAGGTACCCTCTTTGCGCTCTACAGGCGTTTGGTATAGCTCTCAGTTCTTTTGACAGCAAATTAGCTTGCGAATGA
- the Ktub gene encoding protein king tubby isoform X2 → MASTRDQKIEQQRQLMELKMKQKRQNSGMVQANDLRVGSAKRPISGSRSRELHELGNQIEVLTVGEGDGSGEEDDESVPVCSVGRDASTDDVCADAAVAPLHDKPRRDSSPSQTAEIEGSVEGAVETFVVTPAKHGTLYKCRIARDRKGMDRGLYPTYFLHLEKDYGKKVFLLAARKRKKSATSNYLISTDPTELTRTADSFAGKLRSNLLGTAFTVYDNGKAWRKHDHAHTRHELAAVVYDTNVLGFKGPRKMTVILPGMTPDRQRVTIAPQDDSETLLERLKSQTLDDIVVLHNKTPVWNDETQSYVLNFHGRVTQASVKNFQIVHDSEPDYVVMQFGRISEDVFTMDFRYPLCALQAFGIALSSFDSKLACE, encoded by the exons ATGGCTTCAACGCGAGATCAAAAAATCGAACAGCAA CGGCAATTAATGGAATTGAAAATGAAACAGAAACGCCAAAATTCTGGCATGGTTCAAGCGAATGATCTAAGAGTAGGATCAGCAAAACGTCCAATATCAGGCAGCCGGTCCCGAGAACTGCATG AGTTAGGCAATCAGATAGAAGTGCTAACGGTAGGCGAGGGTGACGGCAGCGGGGAGGAAGATGACGAGAGCGTACCGGTCTGCAGTGTGGGCCGTGACGCGAGCACTGATGACGTGTGCGCGGACGCAGCTGTCGCGCCCCTGCATGATAAGCCGAGGAGGGATAGCTCGCCTAGCCAG ACAGCTGAAATAGAAGGGTCAGTGGAGGGCGCGGTAGAAACCTTCGTGGTGACCCCGGCTAAGCACGGCACGCTATACAAATGTCGCATAGCCCGTGACCGTAAGGGCATGGACCGAGGACTCTACCCTACATACTTCTTGCACCTCGAAAAGGATTATGGGAAAAAGGTCTTCTTGCTGGCtg cCCGCAAACGCAAGAAATCAGCCACCTCGAACTACCTGATCTCCACGGATCCTACAGAACTAACTCGCACTGCTGACAGTTTCGCGGGCAAGTTGCGATCCAATTTACTGGGGACTGCGTTCACTGTGTACGACAACGGCAAAGCGTGGAGGAAGCACGATCACGCTCATACTAGACATGAGTTGGCTGCTGTTGTTTAT GATACAAACGTCCTCGGTTTCAAAGGTCCGAGAAAAATGACCGTCATCCTCCCAGGCATGACTCCCGACCGCCAACGCGTCACCATCGCGCCACAGGACGACAGCGAAACACTTCTCGAACGACTCAAGAGCCAAACTTTAGACGATATTGTCGTACTACACAACAAAACTCCCGTTTGGAACGACGAAACTCAGTCGTACGTTCTCAATTTTCACGGCAGAGTGACTCAGGCAAGTGTGAAAAATTTCCAAATTGTTCACGATTCGGAACCGGATTATGTAGTCATGCAATTCGGTCGTATATCTGAGGATGTCTTTACAATGGACTTTAGGTACCCTCTTTGCGCTCTACAGGCGTTTGGTATAGCTCTCAGTTCTTTTGACAGCAAATTAGCTTGCGAATGA